One genomic region from Gemmobacter sp. 24YEA27 encodes:
- a CDS encoding Lrp/AsnC family transcriptional regulator, producing the protein MAGHDQAKLVFDELDRKLISFLRADGRAPLSKLADALGVSRGTVQNRLDRLLSAGAILGFTIRVREDYESGSFRAIMMIEVVGKSTSQVIRKMRGLPAVVALHTTNGGWDLIAEIRADSLSHFDELLREIRMIDGVLNSETSLMLSSVSG; encoded by the coding sequence ATGGCAGGACACGATCAGGCGAAACTCGTTTTCGATGAATTGGACCGCAAGCTGATCAGCTTTCTGCGCGCCGATGGCCGTGCGCCGCTCTCGAAGCTTGCCGATGCACTTGGGGTTTCGCGTGGGACAGTTCAAAACCGCCTCGACCGGCTTCTCAGCGCGGGCGCGATCCTTGGTTTCACAATCCGCGTGCGCGAGGATTACGAAAGCGGCTCATTCCGGGCGATCATGATGATCGAAGTGGTGGGGAAATCGACCTCACAGGTGATCCGCAAGATGCGCGGTCTGCCGGCGGTGGTGGCGCTGCATACCACCAATGGCGGCTGGGATCTCATCGCCGAGATCCGCGCCGACAGCCTGTCGCATTTCGACGAGCTCTTGCGCGAAATCCGCATGATCGACGGCGTGCTGAACAGCGAGACCAGCCTGATGCTGAGTTCGGTCAGCGGCTGA